In Roseofilum capinflatum BLCC-M114, the DNA window ACCACAAACGATTCGCGATCGCGCCCTAATCCTATTCAACTTAGCCCAATCTAACCAACTCTCCGGCTTTCGCTGCCACCTATCCAAACTACCCGATGTTGCCGATTATGTCATTATGGATGGCACAGTTCGATCGCCAAACCTGTGCTAGAGTAGCGAAAAATGCAACAACACAAGGGCTATGGAAACCGCAGTCGATCGCTCTGTTTTACCCGATCTTTACGATCGCGACTATTATCTGTGGCTAGAAACTACATCACAATTATTACGCGATCGCCAGCTCGATCGTCTCGATCTAGAGCATCTTGCAGAAGAACTTGAAGACATGGGAAAAAGTGAGAAACGGGCGATCGAGAGTAACCTGGAAATTCT includes these proteins:
- a CDS encoding DUF1688 family protein, which codes for MQDIIRQLRTPQTIRDRALILFNLAQSNQLSGFRCHLSKLPDVADYVIMDGTVRSPNLC